Proteins from one uncultured Cohaesibacter sp. genomic window:
- a CDS encoding ParB N-terminal domain-containing protein — translation MSDFKRLSITDICVPERLRLVDDDHALAIQASIVQHGQLNPITVRITPNGKQPYTLVAGAHRYRALALLGEDQEIDVLVVKADKDEAILLEIEENLFRNDLSVMDRAVFVETYRDQWEKVHGKINPKGGRPKNSANLSEFLESPIGMLQAEAEKGFSSVCADRLGVSSRSIERLNKIAQTLPRSVREAIAGTPIADNQSQLLKLAKLPPEKLKKFPVALRETNDFKKSLTALEPPAPKPDPVMQQLSALINAWEKAKPEARAKFLAYAGLVEEGGRDD, via the coding sequence ATGTCTGATTTCAAGCGTCTGTCCATTACCGATATATGTGTCCCAGAGCGCTTGCGCCTGGTTGACGATGATCATGCCTTGGCTATTCAGGCGTCAATCGTCCAGCATGGTCAGTTGAACCCGATCACAGTCCGGATCACACCGAACGGCAAGCAACCCTATACGCTTGTTGCCGGTGCGCACCGCTATCGTGCCCTTGCGCTGCTTGGCGAGGACCAAGAGATCGACGTCTTGGTCGTCAAAGCCGACAAGGATGAAGCGATCCTGTTGGAGATCGAAGAGAACCTGTTCCGCAATGACCTATCTGTCATGGACCGTGCTGTTTTCGTCGAGACTTACCGAGACCAATGGGAAAAGGTGCATGGCAAAATCAATCCGAAGGGAGGCCGCCCCAAAAACTCCGCCAACTTGTCGGAGTTTTTGGAAAGCCCGATCGGGATGCTGCAAGCCGAGGCGGAAAAGGGCTTCTCAAGTGTTTGCGCTGACCGATTGGGCGTATCGTCTCGCTCTATCGAGCGGCTCAACAAAATAGCTCAAACCCTGCCTAGATCCGTGCGTGAGGCCATCGCAGGAACGCCCATTGCGGACAACCAGTCGCAGCTTTTGAAGCTGGCCAAGCTGCCTCCGGAAAAACTGAAGAAATTCCCCGTGGCACTCAGGGAAACAAACGACTTCAAAAAGTCCCTGACAGCCCTAGAGCCGCCCGCGCCAAAACCAGATCCGGTGATGCAACAGCTCTCTGCCCTTATCAATGCATGGGAGAAGGCAAAGCCGGAGGCGCGGGCAAAGTTTCTCGCCTATGCGGGGCTCGTTGAAGAGGGCGGGCGCGATGACTAA
- a CDS encoding helix-turn-helix domain-containing protein, with translation MHGDTLDDKAKRARLEESKEVRTLIYEWGLTLLEIDRKYKLPRGTAGTTLREPNLAGEKAIAKAVGVKAFQLWPSRYHSNGRRKSPQPSENYDRLTSQDRSRLAQAQKGAA, from the coding sequence ATGCACGGCGACACTCTGGACGACAAGGCCAAACGCGCCCGGCTTGAAGAAAGCAAAGAGGTACGCACACTCATCTATGAGTGGGGGCTCACTTTGCTTGAGATAGATCGCAAATATAAGTTGCCGCGCGGCACCGCCGGAACAACCCTGCGGGAGCCAAACCTCGCAGGCGAAAAGGCCATAGCCAAGGCTGTTGGCGTAAAAGCCTTCCAATTATGGCCAAGCCGCTATCACAGCAATGGCCGCCGCAAATCTCCTCAACCAAGTGAAAATTATGATCGCCTGACTTCTCAGGACCGAAGCCGCTTGGCTCAAGCCCAGAAGGGGGCGGCGTAA
- a CDS encoding helix-turn-helix transcriptional regulator, which produces MKEEAPEQTIASRVKFVRELKGLRQGDIANMLGLSLRGYQKIERNEGLPGSDALLKFRVLDINPGWVLTGEGEMRLNGSDCARSAPSSTKVTLQQSATSTLDAKLLGGLSNLCAAEHKKHGINLAGPALTIATIEIYNNIASRVVDMNDKAAVEAMIPVAIKELGERLEEAKDEPGTGKRLA; this is translated from the coding sequence ATGAAAGAAGAAGCGCCCGAACAGACGATCGCCTCGAGAGTGAAGTTTGTCCGTGAACTCAAAGGTTTACGGCAAGGAGACATAGCCAATATGCTCGGCTTATCTTTGCGTGGATATCAAAAGATTGAACGCAATGAAGGACTTCCAGGCAGCGATGCGCTGTTGAAATTTCGGGTTCTTGATATCAATCCGGGGTGGGTTCTAACAGGTGAAGGTGAGATGCGCTTGAATGGCTCGGATTGCGCTCGATCGGCGCCATCATCAACTAAGGTTACCTTACAGCAAAGTGCAACCTCGACGCTGGACGCCAAACTGCTCGGCGGGCTCTCCAACTTATGCGCTGCAGAGCACAAAAAGCATGGCATAAATTTGGCGGGTCCGGCACTGACAATCGCAACAATCGAAATCTACAACAACATCGCTTCCCGCGTTGTCGACATGAACGACAAAGCCGCGGTAGAAGCTATGATACCGGTGGCCATCAAGGAATTGGGAGAGCGGTTAGAAGAGGCAAAGGACGAACCAGGGACTGGTAAACGCTTGGCCTGA
- a CDS encoding rhamnulokinase family protein: protein MVTKAVVAVDLGASSGRVLKVALSDGQLSLQEINRFPHGPKPIDGRLCWDLDYLWGGIRQGIGKALASDPTIASIGVDSWAVDFVPVDGNGAALLPFVSYRDARTEGIMPDFYRRSGISAHELFEKTGIQSLELNSLYQLYALKDHPLESYSRLDRFMLLPDWIHFQLTGIWSSEYTNATTTQMLSVHDKSWDPDLLQQVAMPTKVMPRIRNAGDILGPLKPDWCSEWGLGDSADQAPKVVLCGTHDTASAVAALPSLTPEPYFISMGTWALVGREAQVPDLSDYAFRHGLSNEGGVFDTYRQLRNVSGLWLIQRVREELAPDSDFADWVADAEQAEPGRSLIDPMADRYFRAASMVETIKTACRETGQPVPQSRGELARCIFESLALNFADVLMDFSKGKPISELHIVGGGARNALLCQLTADFLGSPVIAGPFEASALGNAVVQMIGLGWIADLDEGRRIIRNSEDLPQYQPQTSRQQTCIRQRYHMLFDKEKELAI from the coding sequence ATGGTCACCAAGGCCGTTGTTGCGGTGGATCTGGGGGCGTCATCAGGGCGCGTACTCAAGGTTGCGCTGTCTGATGGACAGCTCTCTTTGCAAGAGATCAATCGCTTTCCCCATGGCCCCAAACCTATTGATGGTCGCCTTTGCTGGGATCTCGATTATCTCTGGGGTGGCATCCGGCAAGGCATCGGCAAGGCCTTAGCCAGCGATCCAACCATCGCCTCCATCGGCGTTGATAGCTGGGCGGTTGATTTCGTGCCCGTGGATGGGAACGGAGCGGCCTTGTTGCCCTTTGTCAGCTATCGCGATGCCCGCACCGAAGGCATCATGCCCGATTTCTATCGCAGAAGCGGGATCAGCGCCCATGAGCTGTTCGAGAAGACCGGCATCCAGTCGCTGGAACTCAACAGCCTCTATCAGCTTTACGCCCTCAAGGATCATCCGCTGGAAAGCTACAGCCGGCTTGACCGGTTCATGCTGCTGCCCGACTGGATCCATTTCCAGCTGACCGGCATCTGGTCGAGCGAATATACCAATGCCACCACCACCCAGATGCTCAGCGTGCATGACAAGAGCTGGGACCCCGATCTCCTCCAACAAGTCGCCATGCCCACCAAGGTGATGCCGCGCATTCGCAATGCTGGCGATATCCTCGGACCGCTCAAACCGGACTGGTGCTCTGAATGGGGCCTTGGCGATAGCGCCGACCAGGCCCCGAAAGTCGTTCTGTGCGGCACCCATGACACAGCCTCCGCCGTTGCCGCCCTGCCCTCCCTGACGCCAGAGCCCTATTTCATATCCATGGGCACATGGGCGCTCGTCGGACGGGAGGCGCAGGTGCCCGATCTCTCCGACTATGCCTTCCGCCATGGCCTCTCCAATGAGGGCGGCGTGTTTGACACCTATCGCCAGCTGCGCAATGTCTCAGGCCTTTGGCTGATCCAGAGGGTGCGCGAAGAACTGGCCCCTGACAGCGATTTTGCCGACTGGGTCGCCGATGCAGAACAAGCCGAACCGGGGCGATCCCTCATCGATCCCATGGCCGATCGTTATTTCCGCGCCGCATCCATGGTCGAGACCATAAAGACAGCCTGCCGGGAGACTGGCCAACCCGTACCGCAGAGCCGGGGCGAGCTGGCCCGCTGCATATTCGAGAGCCTGGCGCTCAATTTCGCAGATGTGCTCATGGACTTCTCCAAGGGGAAACCGATCTCCGAACTGCATATCGTTGGAGGTGGCGCCCGCAATGCCCTTTTGTGCCAGCTGACCGCCGATTTCCTCGGCAGCCCGGTGATCGCCGGGCCGTTTGAGGCATCCGCTCTGGGCAACGCCGTGGTGCAGATGATTGGCCTTGGCTGGATTGCGGATCTTGATGAAGGGCGGCGGATCATTCGCAACAGCGAAGACCTGCCCCAATATCAGCCGCAGACCTCCCGGCAGCAGACATGCATTCGCCAGCGTTATCACATGCTATTTGACAAAGAAAAGGAACTGGCCATATGA
- a CDS encoding L-rhamnose isomerase, with amino-acid sequence MTRLNYDAARDAFAEWGVDADAAIKQLADIPISMHCWQGDDVVGFEQSEGGSAGGIQITGNYPGRARSAAELRADLEFAYGKIPGKHRLNLHASYLDTDETPARDELDYHHFASWVDWAKDNGLGLDFNPTFFGHPKVDENLTLSHPDKAIRNFWIRHGQCCRAIAAKFGEELGSPCVNNIWVPDGYKDTPIDRLAARDRLESAIDEMIAQPYDAAHMLDAVESKLFGIGVEACTVGSHEFYMGYAIRKGTLLCLDMGHFHPTENVADKLSSVSQSVKEILLHVSRPMRWDSDHVILLNDDILAMAQELVFGNLLPRTHIGLDFFDATIARTSSWVIGTRNMQKALLRALLMPQAELKSIEEKLDFTQRFLMTEELKDLPYGVIWDEFCARNNVPTGKALIADLNSYQASVAPRG; translated from the coding sequence ATGACCCGCCTAAATTATGATGCCGCCCGCGACGCTTTTGCGGAATGGGGCGTAGATGCCGATGCTGCCATCAAACAGCTGGCCGATATTCCCATCTCCATGCATTGCTGGCAGGGCGATGATGTTGTCGGCTTTGAGCAAAGCGAAGGCGGCAGCGCCGGTGGCATCCAGATCACCGGCAACTATCCCGGACGCGCCCGCAGCGCAGCCGAGCTGCGCGCCGATCTCGAATTTGCCTATGGCAAGATCCCCGGCAAGCATCGCCTCAATCTGCATGCAAGCTATCTCGACACAGACGAGACGCCGGCCCGGGACGAACTGGACTATCACCATTTTGCCAGCTGGGTCGATTGGGCAAAGGACAACGGCCTCGGCCTCGACTTCAACCCGACCTTCTTTGGCCACCCCAAGGTGGATGAGAATCTGACCCTTTCGCATCCGGACAAGGCCATCCGCAATTTCTGGATTCGCCATGGCCAATGCTGCCGTGCCATTGCCGCCAAATTCGGCGAGGAGCTGGGCAGCCCTTGCGTCAACAATATCTGGGTGCCCGATGGCTACAAGGATACGCCGATTGACCGGCTGGCCGCCCGCGACCGGCTGGAAAGCGCCATCGACGAGATGATCGCACAGCCCTATGATGCCGCCCATATGCTCGATGCCGTGGAATCCAAACTGTTCGGCATCGGGGTGGAAGCCTGCACCGTGGGCAGCCATGAATTCTACATGGGCTATGCCATCCGCAAGGGCACGCTCCTGTGCCTTGATATGGGCCATTTCCACCCGACCGAGAATGTGGCCGACAAGCTGTCCTCCGTCTCCCAGTCGGTCAAGGAAATCCTGCTGCATGTCAGCCGCCCGATGCGCTGGGATAGCGACCATGTGATCCTGCTCAACGATGACATTCTGGCCATGGCGCAGGAACTGGTCTTCGGCAACCTTCTGCCACGCACCCATATCGGGCTGGATTTCTTCGATGCGACCATCGCCCGCACATCCTCCTGGGTCATTGGCACGCGCAACATGCAGAAAGCCCTGCTGCGTGCCCTTCTCATGCCACAGGCCGAGCTGAAGTCGATCGAGGAAAAACTCGACTTCACCCAACGCTTCCTGATGACCGAAGAACTCAAGGATCTGCCTTATGGCGTGATCTGGGATGAATTCTGCGCGCGCAACAATGTTCCAACTGGCAAGGCGCTCATCGCCGACCTCAACAGCTATCAGGCCAGTGTGGCCCCCCGCGGATAA
- the rhaD gene encoding rhamnulose-1-phosphate aldolase, which translates to MTVFSHPIPFVQQVASLARLCWEMGWNEANGGNISWRLPTDEVESVLARRYPNVTPAAPVKLPQPQPTLDGDYFIVTGTGQYFRHAIEFPDQVFGIVRIVEGGSAYQTVWGFSNGGRPTSEFATHLAGHAVRKRVSEGRERIIMHCHAPEFIALSYILPLDSKELTMALWTKMPECIVIFPDGVRIVPPMLPGTTQIADASIKEMEKGRIISWSHHGIFASEANPDSVFGLIETIEKAAGIHRKVLSAGGERQTISKELLGQLTDYFERLLVQKPDFLDD; encoded by the coding sequence ATGACAGTATTTTCGCACCCGATCCCCTTTGTGCAACAGGTCGCCTCTCTGGCGCGCCTTTGCTGGGAAATGGGATGGAACGAAGCCAACGGTGGCAATATTTCATGGCGGCTGCCAACCGATGAAGTGGAAAGCGTGCTCGCCCGCCGCTACCCGAACGTGACACCCGCAGCTCCCGTCAAGCTGCCCCAGCCGCAGCCGACCCTTGACGGGGACTATTTCATCGTCACAGGCACGGGGCAATATTTCCGCCACGCCATTGAGTTTCCCGATCAGGTCTTCGGCATCGTCCGGATCGTCGAGGGCGGCTCTGCCTATCAGACCGTCTGGGGCTTTAGCAATGGCGGACGCCCAACCTCGGAATTTGCCACCCATCTGGCTGGCCATGCGGTGCGCAAGCGTGTCTCTGAAGGGCGTGAACGGATCATCATGCATTGCCATGCCCCCGAATTCATTGCCCTCAGCTACATCCTGCCCCTTGATAGCAAGGAACTGACGATGGCGCTCTGGACCAAGATGCCCGAATGCATCGTGATCTTCCCTGATGGTGTGCGCATCGTTCCCCCCATGCTGCCCGGCACCACGCAGATCGCCGATGCCTCCATCAAGGAAATGGAAAAGGGGCGCATCATTTCCTGGTCGCACCACGGCATTTTCGCTTCCGAAGCCAACCCGGATTCCGTCTTCGGACTGATTGAAACCATCGAGAAGGCCGCAGGCATCCACCGCAAGGTGCTGTCCGCCGGTGGCGAAAGACAAACCATCTCGAAAGAACTGCTCGGCCAACTCACCGACTATTTCGAAAGACTGCTCGTCCAGAAACCCGACTTCCTGGACGATTAA
- a CDS encoding PLP-dependent aminotransferase family protein: MRTKFRKVVAELAQDIQTGKLVPGDRLPTHRELAYRFGLSLGTATRVFAELEAMGLTVGEVGRGTFVRMQGEGRAVDFALADPDQSIVDFSLNRFILPEQEAIFAGSVARVLADKGCDSLDYRNSVGAEYDRYRIADWLNDDREGTPFDLAQLTICSGGQHALMLALMSACHAGQAVVVEDYTYPVVRLACEMLHLDVVTVESDEEGICPASLDALCEDEGVRMLFTMPNVQNPTSVTMSVKRRHAIADVLKKRNILALEDDAYGFLLEQPPVSLCDLAPDHVFYSRTLSKSWAPGLRICYLVAPKAFSRQIDKAQRATVWMSAPLMVSVATELVATGHYEAVVSLKRREIAKRQKIVRRVLGDLDLITDPRSMHVMLKLPSGIRTGEFLAALKERNVVASPLRQFVASCDCVKVPEGIRLCIGSPSNRKSLEEALVCVHKALRSFDAAP, from the coding sequence ATGCGAACCAAGTTTCGAAAAGTTGTTGCCGAATTGGCTCAGGATATACAGACAGGCAAACTGGTGCCGGGCGATAGATTGCCCACCCATCGAGAGCTTGCCTATCGGTTTGGCTTGTCTCTGGGTACGGCAACGCGTGTCTTTGCCGAATTGGAAGCGATGGGGCTGACAGTGGGGGAAGTTGGGCGTGGCACATTCGTACGCATGCAGGGCGAAGGGCGGGCGGTAGACTTTGCCTTGGCCGATCCGGATCAATCTATCGTGGATTTCAGTCTTAACCGCTTCATCCTCCCCGAGCAGGAAGCGATATTCGCTGGCTCTGTTGCCAGAGTGCTGGCCGATAAGGGCTGTGATAGTCTTGATTACCGAAACAGCGTTGGAGCGGAATATGATCGCTACCGGATTGCAGATTGGCTTAATGATGATCGGGAGGGGACGCCGTTTGATCTTGCGCAGTTGACCATCTGTTCCGGCGGACAGCATGCGCTGATGCTGGCACTGATGAGTGCCTGTCACGCGGGGCAGGCGGTCGTCGTGGAAGACTATACCTATCCGGTCGTTCGGCTTGCGTGCGAAATGCTTCACCTCGACGTGGTCACTGTCGAGAGTGACGAAGAAGGCATTTGCCCCGCATCGCTGGATGCGCTTTGCGAAGACGAAGGCGTGCGGATGCTGTTCACCATGCCGAATGTTCAGAACCCGACGTCGGTTACGATGTCCGTCAAACGGCGCCATGCGATTGCGGACGTCCTGAAAAAACGCAATATTCTGGCTCTTGAAGATGATGCCTATGGGTTCCTGCTGGAGCAGCCGCCGGTGTCCCTTTGCGATCTCGCGCCTGATCATGTCTTTTATAGCCGGACATTGTCAAAGAGCTGGGCTCCGGGATTGCGCATCTGTTATCTGGTGGCCCCAAAAGCCTTTTCAAGGCAGATCGACAAGGCGCAGAGGGCAACTGTCTGGATGAGCGCACCCTTGATGGTTTCCGTTGCGACTGAACTGGTCGCAACAGGTCACTATGAGGCTGTTGTCAGCCTGAAGCGGCGCGAGATTGCCAAGCGGCAGAAAATCGTTAGGCGTGTGCTGGGAGATTTGGACCTGATAACGGACCCTCGCAGCATGCATGTGATGCTCAAGTTGCCCTCAGGCATTCGCACGGGCGAATTTCTGGCTGCTCTGAAAGAGAGGAATGTGGTTGCTTCGCCCCTCAGGCAGTTTGTCGCCAGCTGTGATTGCGTGAAAGTCCCTGAAGGCATTCGCCTTTGCATAGGCTCGCCGTCCAATCGCAAGAGTTTGGAAGAGGCACTCGTTTGCGTTCACAAGGCGCTCAGGTCTTTTGACGCTGCGCCCTGA
- a CDS encoding aminotransferase class V-fold PLP-dependent enzyme, protein MKLLPTQRHLFDIPQDIAYFNCAYNAPLLREAGAALTEGALSKCHPWNRTPSDFFEPAEKFRRLAARAFGGDAECYAVIPSASYGTSAVGRIFETILSKGDEILVLDEAFPSNYLPWLRASETTGANLIIAPTPQDLDWTRAVLERITTKTKLVAVPNCHWTNGAILDLEAIADATRSVGASLLLEVTQSLGAMPLDLDRVRPDFMIAAGYKWLLFPYGLSLFYAAPQWHHARPLEETWLGRDGAEAFENLVNYTGQYQPGARRFDMGQKSIPTLLPAGLIGLRQLGDWGIETIATSLRSINERIAQLLEPVGFQPVPEAFRSPHILGASSAKALSPSITADLAARKIYISRRGNALRFAPHLHVTESDLEHLADAIKTLCP, encoded by the coding sequence ATGAAACTCCTTCCGACCCAAAGACATCTTTTCGATATTCCGCAAGACATTGCCTATTTCAATTGCGCCTACAACGCGCCGCTTCTGCGCGAAGCTGGCGCCGCGCTCACTGAGGGCGCTTTATCAAAATGTCATCCCTGGAACCGGACGCCGTCTGACTTTTTCGAACCGGCAGAGAAATTCCGGCGGCTGGCTGCGCGCGCCTTTGGTGGAGATGCTGAGTGTTACGCCGTGATCCCTTCCGCCAGCTATGGCACATCAGCCGTCGGGCGAATTTTTGAAACAATTTTGTCCAAAGGCGACGAAATTCTAGTGCTCGACGAAGCATTTCCTTCCAACTATCTGCCATGGTTGCGCGCAAGCGAGACAACCGGGGCAAACCTGATCATTGCCCCAACGCCACAAGATCTGGACTGGACCCGCGCGGTTCTTGAGCGGATCACCACCAAGACAAAGCTGGTCGCTGTGCCCAACTGCCACTGGACCAATGGTGCCATTCTGGATCTGGAAGCCATCGCCGATGCCACCCGGTCAGTCGGCGCCTCCCTCCTTCTCGAGGTTACCCAGTCATTAGGTGCCATGCCGTTGGATCTTGACAGGGTCCGACCGGATTTCATGATCGCCGCGGGCTATAAATGGTTGCTCTTTCCTTATGGCCTCAGCCTGTTTTACGCCGCTCCCCAATGGCACCACGCACGCCCTTTGGAGGAAACATGGCTGGGTCGGGATGGAGCCGAGGCATTCGAGAATCTGGTCAACTACACCGGTCAGTACCAACCGGGCGCCCGTCGCTTTGACATGGGACAGAAATCCATTCCGACCCTGCTGCCAGCGGGCCTTATCGGCCTGCGCCAATTGGGCGATTGGGGCATAGAGACGATCGCCACCTCTCTTCGCAGTATCAATGAGCGCATTGCCCAATTGCTGGAACCGGTCGGGTTTCAGCCCGTGCCGGAAGCCTTCCGCAGCCCGCATATACTGGGCGCATCCTCAGCAAAAGCCCTCTCGCCCAGCATCACCGCAGATTTGGCCGCCAGAAAGATCTATATCAGTCGTCGAGGCAATGCCTTGCGCTTCGCTCCGCATCTGCATGTCACAGAAAGCGATCTTGAGCATCTTGCCGACGCAATCAAAACACTGTGCCCATAA
- a CDS encoding SLC13 family permease produces the protein MPWDMIFTFIVLGVAVVLFLADKLRLDLVAIIVMLSLGLSGVLTPSEMLSGFGSTVVILIAGLFIVGEALAQTGISYAVGDKIVQIAGDKEWKLITLLMLAVAALASVMSVTGSGAIFIPIAIRLANRAAISPSRLLLPLAYGALIGGMLTLIGTPPNLVANAELQKAGMEPFNFFIFTPIGLIMLAMAIIHMLIYGRFLLPRKASGEHVTNKGRRTLQSLLRAYDIEDKIVRLTVNAESKLVGETVVSARLRRAVGITLFALERRGEKGDKPEVISVDTETTFEAGDVLFGVVDAPLSEEEATFLGVKITPLGEHDYHLSARELGMADLVIPQESNLVGQTILKAGFRSKHGLSVVGAMRRGKPLHDSFGNTELEFGDQLLVVGDWERIREMRTYRENFLLLSFPEEMESYLPRRKFAPMALGILAIMLALIIFRIVPSVTAVVLAATAMVCSGCLSPKRAYESINWPSLVLIAGMIPMAAALDKTGGLALIVDSIVAITGDHSPYVMLIALFLLTSIFSQFTSNTATAVLIAPVAFQVAGIMGVRPEPMLMSVAIAASTAFCTPVASPINTLVMGPGNYRFMDYVRIGVPLQILSIILSAFIIPVFLPF, from the coding sequence ATGCCCTGGGATATGATTTTCACCTTCATCGTGCTCGGCGTCGCGGTGGTTCTTTTTCTCGCCGACAAGCTCCGACTGGATCTTGTCGCCATCATCGTCATGCTGTCTCTTGGCCTGAGCGGCGTTCTCACCCCTTCGGAAATGCTCTCCGGCTTCGGCTCCACCGTGGTCATTCTGATCGCAGGCTTGTTCATTGTCGGCGAGGCGCTGGCCCAAACCGGAATCTCCTATGCCGTGGGTGACAAGATCGTTCAGATTGCCGGAGACAAGGAATGGAAACTGATCACGCTGCTCATGCTGGCTGTTGCTGCGCTGGCGTCGGTCATGAGCGTTACCGGCTCGGGCGCCATCTTCATTCCGATTGCCATTCGTCTGGCCAACCGGGCAGCCATCTCTCCTTCCCGCCTGCTTTTGCCACTGGCCTATGGCGCTCTCATCGGCGGCATGCTGACGCTGATCGGCACACCTCCCAACCTTGTGGCCAATGCCGAGTTGCAGAAGGCCGGTATGGAGCCGTTCAACTTCTTCATCTTCACCCCCATCGGCCTCATCATGCTGGCAATGGCCATCATACATATGCTCATCTACGGTCGTTTTCTGCTTCCCAGAAAAGCCAGTGGCGAACATGTAACCAACAAGGGGCGCCGTACACTGCAAAGTCTGCTGAGGGCTTACGATATCGAGGACAAGATCGTTCGCCTCACCGTCAATGCCGAATCCAAGCTGGTTGGAGAAACCGTGGTCAGTGCCAGACTGCGCCGCGCCGTTGGCATCACGCTTTTTGCACTGGAGCGCAGAGGCGAAAAAGGTGATAAACCCGAAGTGATCTCGGTGGATACGGAAACCACCTTTGAAGCAGGCGATGTCCTGTTCGGCGTCGTCGATGCGCCTCTATCCGAGGAAGAGGCCACCTTTCTGGGAGTAAAAATAACGCCCCTGGGGGAACATGACTATCACCTTTCAGCGCGAGAACTCGGCATGGCCGATCTGGTCATTCCGCAGGAATCCAATCTTGTCGGCCAAACCATCTTGAAGGCAGGCTTTCGCTCAAAACACGGTTTGAGTGTTGTTGGAGCCATGCGCCGCGGTAAACCCCTGCATGACAGTTTCGGCAACACGGAGCTGGAATTTGGCGACCAATTGCTTGTTGTAGGTGACTGGGAGCGGATCAGGGAAATGCGGACCTACCGGGAAAATTTTCTTCTCTTGTCCTTTCCCGAGGAAATGGAAAGCTACCTGCCACGGCGGAAATTTGCGCCGATGGCACTTGGCATTCTGGCCATCATGCTGGCGCTCATCATCTTCCGCATCGTGCCGAGCGTGACGGCTGTGGTTCTGGCAGCAACCGCCATGGTCTGCTCCGGCTGCCTTTCGCCAAAGCGTGCCTATGAGTCGATCAACTGGCCCAGTCTGGTGCTCATTGCAGGCATGATCCCCATGGCGGCAGCCTTGGACAAAACCGGCGGGTTGGCTCTGATAGTGGATAGCATCGTGGCAATCACGGGCGATCATTCACCCTATGTCATGCTGATCGCCCTCTTCCTGCTCACGTCAATCTTCAGCCAGTTCACCTCTAATACGGCCACCGCCGTGCTGATTGCACCGGTCGCCTTTCAGGTTGCCGGCATCATGGGGGTGCGGCCCGAGCCGATGCTGATGAGCGTAGCCATTGCCGCTTCGACAGCCTTCTGCACACCTGTCGCCTCTCCCATCAACACGCTTGTCATGGGGCCCGGTAACTATCGCTTCATGGATTATGTCCGCATCGGCGTGCCGTTGCAGATCCTGTCCATCATCTTGTCGGCCTTCATCATTCCTGTTTTCCTACCATTTTGA
- a CDS encoding MarR family transcriptional regulator — protein sequence MTLKMNGAMTSAQMGKRLKTTGEGARQHLTRLSEEGLVAEERRVEGRGRPSVYWSLTQKGHDHFPDAHSDLAVDLLDSIQTTLGPEALDKIVSLRGARAQERYRAELDRCSTLSERVERLAELRTAEGYMSTMEERADGSLLLYENHCPICAAARLCRGFCRSELEVFRALLGPGVDIERVEHILSDARRCAYQITERKLQA from the coding sequence ATGACCCTTAAGATGAACGGAGCCATGACGTCTGCCCAGATGGGGAAGCGCCTGAAGACCACAGGGGAAGGGGCTCGACAACATCTGACCAGATTGTCTGAAGAGGGGCTTGTTGCCGAAGAGCGCCGCGTCGAAGGACGCGGGCGTCCGTCGGTTTATTGGTCCCTAACGCAAAAAGGACATGACCATTTTCCCGATGCGCATTCCGATTTGGCGGTTGATCTTCTGGATTCGATACAGACAACGCTAGGGCCGGAAGCGCTAGACAAGATCGTTTCCTTGCGCGGAGCCCGGGCGCAAGAGCGCTATCGAGCCGAGCTGGATCGGTGTTCAACGCTGTCTGAGCGGGTTGAGCGGCTTGCCGAATTGCGCACGGCCGAAGGCTATATGTCGACGATGGAGGAGAGGGCGGACGGCAGCTTGCTGCTATATGAAAATCACTGCCCCATTTGTGCCGCTGCGCGCTTGTGTCGGGGCTTTTGCCGTTCCGAGCTGGAGGTGTTTCGCGCTTTGCTCGGGCCGGGAGTGGATATCGAGCGTGTCGAACATATTCTTAGCGATGCTCGCCGGTGTGCCTATCAAATCACCGAGCGGAAGCTTCAGGCATGA